From one Calderihabitans maritimus genomic stretch:
- the tatA gene encoding twin-arginine translocase TatA/TatE family subunit: protein MFGIISTPGPWELILILILALIIFGPGKLPEVGRAIGKSLREFRKASREVTEKISEELEDKEKAGEK from the coding sequence ATGTTTGGAATCATTTCCACTCCCGGACCTTGGGAACTTATATTAATTTTGATCTTAGCGTTGATAATTTTCGGCCCAGGCAAGCTCCCGGAGGTAGGTAGGGCCATAGGAAAAAGTTTGAGAGAATTTAGGAAGGCTTCTCGTGAAGTAACCGAAAAAATCTCGGAAGAATTAGAGGACAAAGAGAAGGCGGGGGAAAAGTAA